GAGAATCTTGCCCTGCTGTGAGGATGCGCAGCCCGTGATCTTCGCGGCCTCCATCTTGTTGGCAGTGCAGCACTTGGCCACATTTTTCTCCGGCTTCCAGGCCTTGAGCGTGCAGGCGATGAAGGGCAGGTGTTTGTCGGGGTCGGGATACAGGTTGATGGCGCATGCATGAATGAGGCTCGCCTGGCATTCAGCCTGCCCGTGGCGGCATGCAAATGCTACCGTGGTGTCCGCACCCTGGGACACCTTCATGCGGGCCCGGCCGAAGGGCACCATCTCTACGATGAGACGCTTGCGTAACTGCCCGTAGACGGGGAGCAGTTGCTTGGTGATGAACCAGACGCTGTCCTTGCAGTATGGTTCATACAGCACCGTCACGTTCACCTGCGAAGGGAGCAGATTTTTCTGGTGGTTGTATACAATTGGCGAGTAGCGGCACTTCTTTTGAAGGTCGCTACGAAGCGTTAAGCAGTCAGTGGCAAAACAGAGTGTGCTGCTAAGTAGATGGCTCCGAACACCCGCGTCATGGTGGGCCGCTCTGACTGGCGAACGCCATAACACTGATGTCCTGAAAATATGGCGTCCGAAAACAAACAGGACCtggaaaagtaaaaaaatttctCTCCAGGGTGCAGGCAATTCAACCCACAACCTTCAGATTGTGATGCGAACACAGAGCCCACAAGCCACAAAGCCGCGTTGCTTCTCGGGAAACAAAGGTGGAAGTGAAGTTTAGCTTCTTAGGGAAATAAATAACATGGTGAGCGGCATTTTCGATGGACAGGCACAATGGCTGAAATCTGGACTATGTTGTAGGTACGCGAAATCTTCCCTTGCTTCTGTCTTTTTAAAAGCTTGTGAATTCGTTGATGTGATGAAAGCTTACAATGGTGTAGTTTTCAAGAGACTGAAATCATTTATTGCAAATGCATTTTAACTATAGGTTTATGCTCGCTTTTTGATGCTGCATTACTGACACTCATCGTGAGGGCACAGGGCGCCGAAATGTATGCGTGCGACGCCTACACATTCAGTGTTACAACCAATTGGTTCTATAAAGCAGCGACGTCCTACTGCAAGCTGTTGGGCTCGTTCCCTCTTGGTCAACACCGCACATTTCGGCCTGCTGTTGCAAAACGTTGCCACAAATTCTAATATTTGTTCAGCTAGCAACGTATTGTCCACTCCGCAGTCAAAATTATTGTTCTCCTAGTGTACGCTGGCGCTGATAGAGCCTACGCTCAAAGAGGAGAGAGAGTGCTGTCTTTTATATCGCAGTGTCGACAGCTCGACAGCCAGCTAAAAAATTTCATCACTTTTCTCCGCGCCATAACCTCAAGACCATTGCGGTACTGTTCTGAGGAGAGACCTGCGGCTTTGACCTGCGTTGTTAGTACGCTACAGCGCTCGCCAGTCTTGAGGGCGCATTGTTCCCTCCGATTCGGTGTATTCATTGTCGCACAGTTTAATGACACTAGGCCCTCATTTGATCACAAATTTATTAATGACGTACACTGTTGcgctatttttgttttattttctttcgttgcacacgtcTCTTTGCTTGAAGAGGTCCCAAGTACAGGCGTCTACAAGTCACGAGAATTTTCGGtcatggatggaaacaacttatGTTCAGCCAGCTCACGCAAGCTAGCAGATTTAGCAGGTGAATTCTGAGACATctgtataaaaaaaataaaacaggaaaaaGCTGCaggggacagttaagctccgccttaaagaaGTATGACGACATAACGCTAATTAGTAAATGCCCTTTTATGTTTACGTTTTACGAGGTTTACGTCCCCGAGGttgtggataatttcgaccgcctgttgttctttaaagtgcgctgacatcacaaagtacaggaacctctagcatttcgcctccatctaaatgcgaacgatgtggccaggatcaaacccgcgcttTTCGGGTCATCAGTGAAGCACAATAGAAactgagccaccaaggcggcTCTACTCTACAtatttatattcatagatccttTGGAGTCCTTGACACACTCCTGACGCAggggtgcggcggttaagcgatgcacctatggcctgcgatggcaggtgccgccacCGGTGGGGTTATGTGACCTGGGTGGCAACCTGTCTCCGCCAATCAAAAATCACTCCCTTCTATAATGCCTTCGGCCCTGAgagttcaataaataaataaataaataaatatatataaattCAACTGATACTTGCGACAGTTGGCAGTTTTCTAataatccagtgggcaggttgtgataagcCACAAGGTGACGTCACTTAGGCGGCCCACTCACCACCTAAGTTGCTTCACTGAGAAGTTTTTGCGGATTTTTCGATCATGGTCAACGaccccggcttttctgcgacacgaaacTCATTGTGCTAACGCGTTAAAAATGCAGCCGATACTGCCAATTCAGC
This portion of the Amblyomma americanum isolate KBUSLIRL-KWMA chromosome 10, ASM5285725v1, whole genome shotgun sequence genome encodes:
- the LOC144106678 gene encoding GILT-like protein 1, giving the protein MGAGLLILSLGLLASGFAPCLTQTQPTQAAKPAAPAAPAVPAAPADQSTAMFFGGPQKVNVTVLYEPYCKDSVWFITKQLLPVYGQLRKRLIVEMVPFGRARMKVSQGADTTVAFACRHGQAECQASLIHACAINLYPDPDKHLPFIACTLKAWKPEKNVAKCCTANKMEAAKITGCASSQQGKILLRNMGLRTMSLKPPINYVPSVVIDGGFNKRYQKKLQKQFKDTVCKHFKPPVPEPCVVKKRRGWFRR